The genomic window TCGACCAGGGCTTCCTGGGTATCGAATACCGGTGTGTACTTGGGGATCACCCCATAGCACAGGGACAATCCCTCAAGGGTGCTTCTCACCGGGGAAAGCGCCAGAACCGGTTGACGGGGTCGGAAACGGGAGACCCGGCGGGCGGTGCTCCCGGAATACGTACAGGTGACAATCAGTGGGAGATTGAGTTTTCTAGCGATTTCTACGGCGCCAAAGGCTACCGCACACGAGGTGTCAGTTTCACCGTCAAGCCAACTCTCATTGTCTCCAGAAAACATGTTTTGTTGTTCAATAAAGCGAGCGATCTGCGAAACCATCATCACGCATTCCTTGGGAAACGCACCGATGGCCGTTTCCCCCGAAAGCATCACCGCGTCCGCTCCATCATAGATCGCTCCGGCTACGTCGCTGACCTCCGCCCGGGTCGGGATCGGTGAATGAATCATGCTTTCCAACATCTGGGTAGCCACGATAACCGGTTTACATTGTTTGCGGCATTCCCGAATGATAATTTTTTGCCAGTAAGGAACCTGTTCGATGGGAATTTCCACACCCAAGTCACCCCGGGCGATCATCACTCCGTCGCTTTCCCTGATGATCGAACCCAGGACTTGCAAAGCTTGTGGCTTTTCAATTTTGGCGACTAAAGCAGGAGCCGGATCATGATTTTTGATCAGGTTGCGGAGATTCTGCAAATCTACCGGAGAGCGAACAAAGGAAAGAGCCAAAAAATCGAGTTCCCAGGTGATAACGGTTTCCACAATAGCCTGGTCCTGTTCGGTAAGAGCCGGAAAACGATCAGGCAGATAAGGAATATTTAGACCCTTTCGGGAAGATAGAAAACCACCCCTTTCCACCTTGCACGTCAGGTTTTCGTTTTTCCGGCTGACCACCCGTATCCTGATCAGTCCGTCGTTTAAAAAAAGGAGGTCGTCTTCTCTAAGGTTTTCAAATACCACATCTTCATTAATAAACAAACCTTCAGCCGTTCCCTCTCCCGAACCTTTTTTGATGACGAGATCCGATCCATCTTCCAGGAAGACTTCTCCACCCGCAATGTCTCCAATGCGCAGCTTCGGTCCGGGTAGATCACCGAGAATACCAACAATTTGGTCTTTTCGGGTGCGGATTTTTCGGATAAGTTCGACTGTCCGGTGATGATCGCTCAGAATCCCATGCGAAAAATTTAACCGGAAGACGTTGACTCCGGAGTCGAGCAGGTTTTCGATACTTTGTTCATTGGCTGTCGCCGGCCCGAGAGTGGCAACAATCTTGGTTTTCTTTTCCATAAGACCTTCCACCTCCTTGGAAAATATAGGCTGTAGCTTTGTAAGAGACCGTCCCAAAACGGTCTTCCCCCATCGTACCTGGGCAACATAGACCAGGTCAAATGGGTTATAGATAGAAAACATAATATTATACAGATATATTGGTATATTTTTACCCGTTTATGTGATATTATACTGGTATAGATCACCCGACCAGGAGGACATTCCCATGATGGGCACCAGCGGCCGACAGCTGCACTTCGCCGATATGGACCGATGGTACCCCCGGATCCCCCCGGGACTCCTTTTACTATCAATTACGCCAGTGGCAGGAACGCACCATCCGGGACCACGACTTCGCCCATCTGTTCTCCACCACCACCGGCCGGACCTCCCTCCCCCCGGTTGACCTTTGTGTCCCTCCTGATCATGCTCC from Atribacteraceae bacterium includes these protein-coding regions:
- the pyk gene encoding pyruvate kinase, whose translation is MEKKTKIVATLGPATANEQSIENLLDSGVNVFRLNFSHGILSDHHRTVELIRKIRTRKDQIVGILGDLPGPKLRIGDIAGGEVFLEDGSDLVIKKGSGEGTAEGLFINEDVVFENLREDDLLFLNDGLIRIRVVSRKNENLTCKVERGGFLSSRKGLNIPYLPDRFPALTEQDQAIVETVITWELDFLALSFVRSPVDLQNLRNLIKNHDPAPALVAKIEKPQALQVLGSIIRESDGVMIARGDLGVEIPIEQVPYWQKIIIRECRKQCKPVIVATQMLESMIHSPIPTRAEVSDVAGAIYDGADAVMLSGETAIGAFPKECVMMVSQIARFIEQQNMFSGDNESWLDGETDTSCAVAFGAVEIARKLNLPLIVTCTYSGSTARRVSRFRPRQPVLALSPVRSTLEGLSLCYGVIPKYTPVFDTQEALVEETTKISLKTGLACKGDNIVITAGVPLKKPGLTNLLQVERI